One stretch of Paramormyrops kingsleyae isolate MSU_618 chromosome 4, PKINGS_0.4, whole genome shotgun sequence DNA includes these proteins:
- the LOC111841645 gene encoding polymeric immunoglobulin receptor-like isoform X2, giving the protein MDPLMLLFLLIAGLTGADRESRRRQVSVLSGGSVTIPCFYGDRNKTHVKYWCKENERDACTPIVHSDSPQEGKVSIRDDPDQRVFTLTINNVTTGDSGYFRCGVEISGASDDGDQVFLSVTDGVSTVKWMRVQRRGSVTIPCFYDDRYKTNVKYWCRGREWRSCTPIVHSDSPQEGKVSVRDDPDQRVFTVTINNFTDGDSGYYWCCVKINGASDPGDQVSLSVTDASSRLSVDKQEVTGVEGDSVSVQCRYGYSVNKKLWCKIGGSCVSERSGSWDLDGRPVLIRDDTVNRVFIVKIRALERKDTGWYWCDAGGLQIPVHITVKPIIITESHDEDGGNNDKLRLFLYVGLGLLVLLLIIIIITWKVWDRHNKKTTSQNQGNTELTLNPDPEYAAIGNIKRDPPGQASEEPGADVTYSSIVLSDPEVSSRCSSHRPAVTPASDVVYSSVALKHREGAAITQTGSSTCGELLLRMRAVRDTQILQ; this is encoded by the exons GTGCTGACAGAGAGTCCAGAAGGAGACAGGTGTCTGTGCTgagtggaggatctgtcaccatcccatgtttctatggtGACAGAAATAAaactcatgtgaaatactggtgcaaagAGAATGAAAGGGATGCATGTACTCCCATAGTACACAGTGACTCTCCACAGGAGGGTaaagtgtcaatcagagatgatcctgaccagcgagTTTTCACTTTGACCATCAACAATGTGACAACTGGGGACTCTGGTTATTTccggtgtggtgtggagatcagtgGAGCTTCAGATGATGGAGATCAGGTTTTCCTGTCAGTGACTgatg gtgtgtccacagtgaAATGGATGCGTGTACAGAGaagaggatctgtcaccatcccatgtttctatgatGACAGATATAAAACtaatgtgaaatactggtgcagagggagAGAATGGAGGTCATGTACTCCCATAGTACACAGTGACTCTCCACAGGAGGGTAAAGTGTCAgtcagagatgatcctgaccagcgagtcttcactgtgaccatcaacaatttcacagatGGGGACTCTGGTTACTACTGGTGTTGTGTGAAGATCAATGGAGCCTCAGATCCTGGAGATCAGGTTTCCCTCTCAGTCACTGATG CTTCCTCAAGGCTGTCAGTGGACAAACAGGAGGTGACGGGTGTGGAAGGAGACAGTGTCAGTGTTCAGTGTCGCTATGGATACAGTGTAAATAAGAAGCTGTGGTGTAAGATCGGGGGCTCCTGTGTGTCAGAGAGATCTGGGAGCTGGGATCTGGATGGGAGGCCTGTCCTGATCAGGGATGACACAGTAAATAGAGTCTTCATTGTGAAAATAAGGGCACTGGAGAGGAAGGACACTGGCTGGTACTGGTGTGATGCTGGAGGCTTGCAGATCCCAGTTCATATTACTGTCAAACCAATAATCATCACTGAAT CACATGATGAAGATggagggaataatgataaactgag ATTGTTTCTGTATGTAGGACTGGGCttattggtgctgctgttgatcatcatcatcatcacatggAAAGTGTGGGACAGACACA aCAAAAAAACAACGAGTCAAAATCAGGGAAACACAGAATTGACA CTGAACCCAGACCCTGAATATGCAGCAATAGGCAACATCAAGAGAGACCCCCCAGGGCAG GCCTCTGAGGAGCCTGGTGCTGATGTCACCTACAGCTCCATTGTCCTGTCAGACCCAGAG GTGTCCTCTAGATGTTCTTCACACCGTCCTGCTGTAACCCCAGCCAGCGATGTGGTCTACAGCTCAGTCGCCCTGAAGCACAGAGAG ggggcagcaatTACACAGACAGGCTCCTCTACATGTGGGGAGCTGCTGCTCAGGATGAGAGCTGTGAGGGACACACAGATACTCCAGTGA
- the LOC111841645 gene encoding polymeric immunoglobulin receptor-like isoform X5, whose protein sequence is MDPLMLLFLLIAGLTGADRESRRRQVSVLSGGSVTIPCFYGDRNKTHVKYWCKENERDACTPIVHSDSPQEGKVSIRDDPDQRVFTLTINNVTTGDSGYFRCGVEISGASDDGDQVFLSVTDGVSTVKWMRVQRRGSVTIPCFYDDRYKTNVKYWCRGREWRSCTPIVHSDSPQEGKVSVRDDPDQRVFTVTINNFTDGDSGYYWCCVKINGASDPGDQVSLSVTDAHDEDGGNNDKLRLFLYVGLGLLVLLLIIIIITWKVWDRHNKKTTSQNQGNTELTLNPDPEYAAIGNIKRDPPGQASEEPGADVTYSSIVLSDPEQVSSRCSSHRPAVTPASDVVYSSVALKHREGAAITQTGSSTCGELLLRMRAVRDTQILQ, encoded by the exons GTGCTGACAGAGAGTCCAGAAGGAGACAGGTGTCTGTGCTgagtggaggatctgtcaccatcccatgtttctatggtGACAGAAATAAaactcatgtgaaatactggtgcaaagAGAATGAAAGGGATGCATGTACTCCCATAGTACACAGTGACTCTCCACAGGAGGGTaaagtgtcaatcagagatgatcctgaccagcgagTTTTCACTTTGACCATCAACAATGTGACAACTGGGGACTCTGGTTATTTccggtgtggtgtggagatcagtgGAGCTTCAGATGATGGAGATCAGGTTTTCCTGTCAGTGACTgatg gtgtgtccacagtgaAATGGATGCGTGTACAGAGaagaggatctgtcaccatcccatgtttctatgatGACAGATATAAAACtaatgtgaaatactggtgcagagggagAGAATGGAGGTCATGTACTCCCATAGTACACAGTGACTCTCCACAGGAGGGTAAAGTGTCAgtcagagatgatcctgaccagcgagtcttcactgtgaccatcaacaatttcacagatGGGGACTCTGGTTACTACTGGTGTTGTGTGAAGATCAATGGAGCCTCAGATCCTGGAGATCAGGTTTCCCTCTCAGTCACTGATG CACATGATGAAGATggagggaataatgataaactgag ATTGTTTCTGTATGTAGGACTGGGCttattggtgctgctgttgatcatcatcatcatcacatggAAAGTGTGGGACAGACACA aCAAAAAAACAACGAGTCAAAATCAGGGAAACACAGAATTGACA CTGAACCCAGACCCTGAATATGCAGCAATAGGCAACATCAAGAGAGACCCCCCAGGGCAG GCCTCTGAGGAGCCTGGTGCTGATGTCACCTACAGCTCCATTGTCCTGTCAGACCCAGAG CAGGTGTCCTCTAGATGTTCTTCACACCGTCCTGCTGTAACCCCAGCCAGCGATGTGGTCTACAGCTCAGTCGCCCTGAAGCACAGAGAG ggggcagcaatTACACAGACAGGCTCCTCTACATGTGGGGAGCTGCTGCTCAGGATGAGAGCTGTGAGGGACACACAGATACTCCAGTGA
- the LOC111841645 gene encoding polymeric immunoglobulin receptor-like isoform X3 — MDPLMLLFLLIAGLTGADRESRRRQVSVLSGGSVTIPCFYGDRNKTHVKYWCKENERDACTPIVHSDSPQEGKVSIRDDPDQRVFTLTINNVTTGDSGYFRCGVEISGASDDGDQVFLSVTDGVSTVKWMRVQRRGSVTIPCFYDDRYKTNVKYWCRGREWRSCTPIVHSDSPQEGKVSVRDDPDQRVFTVTINNFTDGDSGYYWCCVKINGASDPGDQVSLSVTDASSRLSVDKQEVTGVEGDSVSVQCRYGYSVNKKLWCKIGGSCVSERSGSWDLDGRPVLIRDDTVNRVFIVKIRALERKDTGWYWCDAGGLQIPVHITVKPIIITESHDEDGGNNDKLRLFLYVGLGLLVLLLIIIIITWKVWDRHNKKTTSQNQGNTELTLNPDPEYAAIGNIKRDPPGQASEEPGADVTYSSIVLSDPEQVSSRCSSHRPAVTPASDVVYSSVALKHRE; from the exons GTGCTGACAGAGAGTCCAGAAGGAGACAGGTGTCTGTGCTgagtggaggatctgtcaccatcccatgtttctatggtGACAGAAATAAaactcatgtgaaatactggtgcaaagAGAATGAAAGGGATGCATGTACTCCCATAGTACACAGTGACTCTCCACAGGAGGGTaaagtgtcaatcagagatgatcctgaccagcgagTTTTCACTTTGACCATCAACAATGTGACAACTGGGGACTCTGGTTATTTccggtgtggtgtggagatcagtgGAGCTTCAGATGATGGAGATCAGGTTTTCCTGTCAGTGACTgatg gtgtgtccacagtgaAATGGATGCGTGTACAGAGaagaggatctgtcaccatcccatgtttctatgatGACAGATATAAAACtaatgtgaaatactggtgcagagggagAGAATGGAGGTCATGTACTCCCATAGTACACAGTGACTCTCCACAGGAGGGTAAAGTGTCAgtcagagatgatcctgaccagcgagtcttcactgtgaccatcaacaatttcacagatGGGGACTCTGGTTACTACTGGTGTTGTGTGAAGATCAATGGAGCCTCAGATCCTGGAGATCAGGTTTCCCTCTCAGTCACTGATG CTTCCTCAAGGCTGTCAGTGGACAAACAGGAGGTGACGGGTGTGGAAGGAGACAGTGTCAGTGTTCAGTGTCGCTATGGATACAGTGTAAATAAGAAGCTGTGGTGTAAGATCGGGGGCTCCTGTGTGTCAGAGAGATCTGGGAGCTGGGATCTGGATGGGAGGCCTGTCCTGATCAGGGATGACACAGTAAATAGAGTCTTCATTGTGAAAATAAGGGCACTGGAGAGGAAGGACACTGGCTGGTACTGGTGTGATGCTGGAGGCTTGCAGATCCCAGTTCATATTACTGTCAAACCAATAATCATCACTGAAT CACATGATGAAGATggagggaataatgataaactgag ATTGTTTCTGTATGTAGGACTGGGCttattggtgctgctgttgatcatcatcatcatcacatggAAAGTGTGGGACAGACACA aCAAAAAAACAACGAGTCAAAATCAGGGAAACACAGAATTGACA CTGAACCCAGACCCTGAATATGCAGCAATAGGCAACATCAAGAGAGACCCCCCAGGGCAG GCCTCTGAGGAGCCTGGTGCTGATGTCACCTACAGCTCCATTGTCCTGTCAGACCCAGAG CAGGTGTCCTCTAGATGTTCTTCACACCGTCCTGCTGTAACCCCAGCCAGCGATGTGGTCTACAGCTCAGTCGCCCTGAAGCACAGAGAG tag
- the LOC111841645 gene encoding polymeric immunoglobulin receptor-like isoform X4 yields MDPLMLLFLLIAGLTGADRESRRRQVSVLSGGSVTIPCFYGDRNKTHVKYWCKENERDACTPIVHSDSPQEGKVSIRDDPDQRVFTLTINNVTTGDSGYFRCGVEISGASDDGDQVFLSVTDGVSTVKWMRVQRRGSVTIPCFYDDRYKTNVKYWCRGREWRSCTPIVHSDSPQEGKVSVRDDPDQRVFTVTINNFTDGDSGYYWCCVKINGASDPGDQVSLSVTDASSRLSVDKQEVTGVEGDSVSVQCRYGYSVNKKLWCKIGGSCVSERSGSWDLDGRPVLIRDDTVNRVFIVKIRALERKDTGWYWCDAGGLQIPVHITVKPIIITESHDEDGGNNDKLRLFLYVGLGLLVLLLIIIIITWKVWDRHNKKTTSQNQGNTELTLNPDPEYAAIGNIKRDPPGQASEEPGADVTYSSIVLSDPEVSSRCSSHRPAVTPASDVVYSSVALKHRE; encoded by the exons GTGCTGACAGAGAGTCCAGAAGGAGACAGGTGTCTGTGCTgagtggaggatctgtcaccatcccatgtttctatggtGACAGAAATAAaactcatgtgaaatactggtgcaaagAGAATGAAAGGGATGCATGTACTCCCATAGTACACAGTGACTCTCCACAGGAGGGTaaagtgtcaatcagagatgatcctgaccagcgagTTTTCACTTTGACCATCAACAATGTGACAACTGGGGACTCTGGTTATTTccggtgtggtgtggagatcagtgGAGCTTCAGATGATGGAGATCAGGTTTTCCTGTCAGTGACTgatg gtgtgtccacagtgaAATGGATGCGTGTACAGAGaagaggatctgtcaccatcccatgtttctatgatGACAGATATAAAACtaatgtgaaatactggtgcagagggagAGAATGGAGGTCATGTACTCCCATAGTACACAGTGACTCTCCACAGGAGGGTAAAGTGTCAgtcagagatgatcctgaccagcgagtcttcactgtgaccatcaacaatttcacagatGGGGACTCTGGTTACTACTGGTGTTGTGTGAAGATCAATGGAGCCTCAGATCCTGGAGATCAGGTTTCCCTCTCAGTCACTGATG CTTCCTCAAGGCTGTCAGTGGACAAACAGGAGGTGACGGGTGTGGAAGGAGACAGTGTCAGTGTTCAGTGTCGCTATGGATACAGTGTAAATAAGAAGCTGTGGTGTAAGATCGGGGGCTCCTGTGTGTCAGAGAGATCTGGGAGCTGGGATCTGGATGGGAGGCCTGTCCTGATCAGGGATGACACAGTAAATAGAGTCTTCATTGTGAAAATAAGGGCACTGGAGAGGAAGGACACTGGCTGGTACTGGTGTGATGCTGGAGGCTTGCAGATCCCAGTTCATATTACTGTCAAACCAATAATCATCACTGAAT CACATGATGAAGATggagggaataatgataaactgag ATTGTTTCTGTATGTAGGACTGGGCttattggtgctgctgttgatcatcatcatcatcacatggAAAGTGTGGGACAGACACA aCAAAAAAACAACGAGTCAAAATCAGGGAAACACAGAATTGACA CTGAACCCAGACCCTGAATATGCAGCAATAGGCAACATCAAGAGAGACCCCCCAGGGCAG GCCTCTGAGGAGCCTGGTGCTGATGTCACCTACAGCTCCATTGTCCTGTCAGACCCAGAG GTGTCCTCTAGATGTTCTTCACACCGTCCTGCTGTAACCCCAGCCAGCGATGTGGTCTACAGCTCAGTCGCCCTGAAGCACAGAGAG tag
- the LOC111841645 gene encoding polymeric immunoglobulin receptor-like isoform X1 → MDPLMLLFLLIAGLTGADRESRRRQVSVLSGGSVTIPCFYGDRNKTHVKYWCKENERDACTPIVHSDSPQEGKVSIRDDPDQRVFTLTINNVTTGDSGYFRCGVEISGASDDGDQVFLSVTDGVSTVKWMRVQRRGSVTIPCFYDDRYKTNVKYWCRGREWRSCTPIVHSDSPQEGKVSVRDDPDQRVFTVTINNFTDGDSGYYWCCVKINGASDPGDQVSLSVTDASSRLSVDKQEVTGVEGDSVSVQCRYGYSVNKKLWCKIGGSCVSERSGSWDLDGRPVLIRDDTVNRVFIVKIRALERKDTGWYWCDAGGLQIPVHITVKPIIITESHDEDGGNNDKLRLFLYVGLGLLVLLLIIIIITWKVWDRHNKKTTSQNQGNTELTLNPDPEYAAIGNIKRDPPGQASEEPGADVTYSSIVLSDPEQVSSRCSSHRPAVTPASDVVYSSVALKHREGAAITQTGSSTCGELLLRMRAVRDTQILQ, encoded by the exons GTGCTGACAGAGAGTCCAGAAGGAGACAGGTGTCTGTGCTgagtggaggatctgtcaccatcccatgtttctatggtGACAGAAATAAaactcatgtgaaatactggtgcaaagAGAATGAAAGGGATGCATGTACTCCCATAGTACACAGTGACTCTCCACAGGAGGGTaaagtgtcaatcagagatgatcctgaccagcgagTTTTCACTTTGACCATCAACAATGTGACAACTGGGGACTCTGGTTATTTccggtgtggtgtggagatcagtgGAGCTTCAGATGATGGAGATCAGGTTTTCCTGTCAGTGACTgatg gtgtgtccacagtgaAATGGATGCGTGTACAGAGaagaggatctgtcaccatcccatgtttctatgatGACAGATATAAAACtaatgtgaaatactggtgcagagggagAGAATGGAGGTCATGTACTCCCATAGTACACAGTGACTCTCCACAGGAGGGTAAAGTGTCAgtcagagatgatcctgaccagcgagtcttcactgtgaccatcaacaatttcacagatGGGGACTCTGGTTACTACTGGTGTTGTGTGAAGATCAATGGAGCCTCAGATCCTGGAGATCAGGTTTCCCTCTCAGTCACTGATG CTTCCTCAAGGCTGTCAGTGGACAAACAGGAGGTGACGGGTGTGGAAGGAGACAGTGTCAGTGTTCAGTGTCGCTATGGATACAGTGTAAATAAGAAGCTGTGGTGTAAGATCGGGGGCTCCTGTGTGTCAGAGAGATCTGGGAGCTGGGATCTGGATGGGAGGCCTGTCCTGATCAGGGATGACACAGTAAATAGAGTCTTCATTGTGAAAATAAGGGCACTGGAGAGGAAGGACACTGGCTGGTACTGGTGTGATGCTGGAGGCTTGCAGATCCCAGTTCATATTACTGTCAAACCAATAATCATCACTGAAT CACATGATGAAGATggagggaataatgataaactgag ATTGTTTCTGTATGTAGGACTGGGCttattggtgctgctgttgatcatcatcatcatcacatggAAAGTGTGGGACAGACACA aCAAAAAAACAACGAGTCAAAATCAGGGAAACACAGAATTGACA CTGAACCCAGACCCTGAATATGCAGCAATAGGCAACATCAAGAGAGACCCCCCAGGGCAG GCCTCTGAGGAGCCTGGTGCTGATGTCACCTACAGCTCCATTGTCCTGTCAGACCCAGAG CAGGTGTCCTCTAGATGTTCTTCACACCGTCCTGCTGTAACCCCAGCCAGCGATGTGGTCTACAGCTCAGTCGCCCTGAAGCACAGAGAG ggggcagcaatTACACAGACAGGCTCCTCTACATGTGGGGAGCTGCTGCTCAGGATGAGAGCTGTGAGGGACACACAGATACTCCAGTGA